The following DNA comes from Vicinamibacterales bacterium.
GCGGTGGCGGCGCCCGAGCCCAAGAAGCCGCAGCCGTGACTCCCCTTCGCGCCGCGTTCCCTCGGCGCTTCCGGGCACGAGGCCCCGCGCTGATCGTCGCCGTCGGCTGGCTGGTCACGGGCTGCACCGCAAAAACGCCGGAGCCGCCCAGGCTCGAGCCGCTGCCGGCGGCGTTCAAGGAGAACGCCGACTGGAAGGCCGCGAATCCGGCCGACCAGATCGCCCGCGGCGCGTGGTGGGAAGCCTTCCAGGATCCCCAGCTCGACGAGCTCGAAGCGAAGATCGACGTCTCCAACCAGACGCTGAAGGCGCAGCAGGCGCGCTTCGCGCAGGCGCGCGCCGCCGTGGCGATCGCGGGATCGGCGAAATACCCGCTCATCACCTCGACGCCGGCGATCACCGCCGGCACGCAGTCGGGGAACCGGCCGAACGCGACGGTCCACCTGAACACCAGCGACTTCATCCTGCCCGTCGACTTCTCCTACGAAGTCGACCTGTGGGGACGGGTACGGCAGAGCGTGGCGGCGGCGCGTGCCACCGCGCAGGCGAGCGCCGCCGACGTCGAGTTCGTCCGGCTCTCGCTGCACGCCGAGCTGGCGCTCGACTATTTCGAGCTGCGGTCGCTCGACGCCGAGCTGGCGCTCTTCAACGACTCGGTGGCGGCGTTCCAGCGCGCGCTCGATCTGACGCGCAACCGCTACACCGGCGGCATCGCCTCGGCCGCCGATGTCGCGCTGGCGGAGACGCAGCTCGAGACGACACGCGCCCAGGCGATCGACACCGCGGCACAGCGCGCCGCGCTCGAGCACGCGATCGCCGTGCTGATCGGCGTGCCGCCGGCGTCGTTCCAGCTGGCGGTGGCGCCGCTGACGCAGTCGCCGCCGGAAATTCCTCCCGGCATCCCGTCGAATCTGCTCGAGCGGCGCCCCGACATCGCCGCCGCCGAGCGGCGCGTCGCGGCCGCCAGCGCCAACGTCGGCGTGGCCAATGCGGCGTTCTTCCCCAGGCTCGCGCTGACCGCGTCGGCCGGCCTCGAGAGCCGATCGCTCCTCAGCTGGGTGTCGGGGCTCAGCACGTTCTGGTCGGCCGGGCCCGCGGCCGTCATCACGCTGTTCGACGCCAATCGGCGGCACGCCGTCAGCGACCAGGCGATGGCCGCGTTCGACGAGTCGGTCGCCGACTACCAGGACACGATCCTGCGGTCGCTGCAGGACGTGGAAGACAGCCTCGCCGCCTTGCGCGTGCTCCGCGACGAGGCCGGCGTCCAGGACGCGGCCGTGGCGGCGGCGCAGCGCTCGCTGACCCTGGCGACCAACCGCTATCGGGGCGGCGTCGCCACCTATCTCGAAGTGATCGCCGCGCAGAGCGCGACGCTCAACAACCAGCGGGCGGCGCTTTCGGTGCAGTCGCGGCGGATCACGACGAGCGTGCTGTTGATCAAGGCGCTCGGCGGAGGCTGGACCACGCCGTGACGCGCGCCGCCGTGGTGGCCGCGCTGGCGCTGTCGCTCACGGGCATGCTCGCCTGCTCGACCGAGCCGCCGCCCTATGCCAGCCAGATCGCCGGCTGGCACGCCGAGAAGGATCGCTTCATGCGCGAGTCGTCCGATTCGCCGGTGCCGGCCGACCGGCGCGAGGCCTTTCCGCCGCTCACCTACTTCCCGATCGATCCCGCATACCGCGTCCCGGCAATGCTGCACCCCGACGACGCGGGCAAGTCGATCGAGATGCTGACCTCGACGGGTCAACACCGGCAGATGCGGCGCGTCGGCACGCTCGCCTTTACGCTGAATGGCCACGCGCTCTCGCTGGGTGCGTTCGTCGAAGCCAACGAAGCCGACCTGCGGCGCCTGTTCGTGCCGTTCGGTGATCTCACCAACGGCCTCGAGACCTACAACGGCGGCCGCTACCTCGAGCTCGATCGTACGGCGACCGGCGTCTACGACCTGGACTTCAACCGCGCCTTTCACCCGTTCTGCCTCTACAACTCGTCTTACGACTGCCCGTATCCTCCGCCGGAGAGCCGCCTGAGGTTCCCGGTCCGGGCAGGTGAACGGCTGGGCACCGCCCGTCACTGAGACGTGACCCCGTGCAACTGAAGCACGTTCGTTGCGCGGGCCTTCAGGCCCGCCCGCCCGGCATCACCGTGGCAGACCTGAAGGTCTGCGCTACACGGTCTGCGCTACACGGTGAAATTCCGCAGGTGAACGGCTGGGAACCGCGCGTCACCGAGACGTGACCCCGTGCAACTGAAGCACGTTCGTAGCGCGGGCCTTCAGGCCCGCCCGGCATCACCGTGGCCGACCTGAAGGTCTGGGCTACACGGTGAAATCCGCTCTAAGCTTCGTGCGGAGCGTGAGCCGTGACGATTCAGGCGGTGGTGTTCGACTTCGACGGAGTGATCGCGGATTCCGAGCCGCTGCACCTCGACGCCTATCGCGCGTTGCTCGCGCCCCTCGGCATCGACCTCGACCAGGCGACCTACTGCGAGCGCTATCTCGGATACGACGACGAGGGGGCACTGCGGAAGATGGCCGAAGACTTCGGCCTGCGGCTCGACGGCGGGGAGATCGAGCGGCTCATCGTCGAGAAGGGCCGTGTGTTCGAGGGCCTGCTCGGCACGCGCGACGTGCTGTATCCGGAAGCCGCCGAGTGCGTGCGGCGGCTGGCCGCGGCATGGCCGGTCGGCGTGGCCTCGGGCGCGCTGCGCGCCGACATCGATCTGGTGCTGCGCGGCACCGGCCTCCAGCATTTCTTCCGATTCATCGTCGCCGCCGGCGATACCGCGCAGACGAAGCCGGCGCCGGATCCCTATCTGCGGGCCGCCGACCTGCACGCCGTCGCGCCGTCGGCCTGCGTGGCGATCGAAGACTCGCACTGGGGCCTCGAGTCGGCCCGCGCAGCCGGCATGCGCACCATCGCCGTCACCCACACCTACCCGCGCGAGTCGCTCACCGGCCACGCCGATCGGGTCGTCGACTCCCTGGCCGAGATCACGCGCGACCTCGTCGCGCAGTTGTAGCGGCGGGCGACGGGCTGCATGTCGGCTGCGCTGACGCCGATACACACAGCTGTGCGACCACGCTACAATCGGGCCGTGCCTCTTCCCCTTGCCGGGCGGCTGCCGCAGATCACCGAGGACCTGCTGCGCGCGCTCGACGAGCCGGGACAGTCATTGGCGCCCGCGGCGCTCGCGATCGCGCGCGTCGAATACCCGTCGCTCGACGCGGCGCCCTATCTGCAGCGGCTCGAACGGATGGGCGAGGCGGCCGAAGGGCGGCTGCAGCGCCAGGCGCAGGGAGGACTCGCCGCGCAGATCGCCACGCTCAACGCCTACCTCTTCGAGGAGCTCGGCTTCAGCGGCAACGCCGAGCGCTACGACGACCCGCGCAACAGCTTCCTCAATGAAGTGCTCGACCGGCGCCTCGGCATTCCGATCAGCCTGGCGGCCGTCTACCTCGAGATCGGCCGGCGCGGCGGCATGATGCTCGAAGGGGTCAATTTTCCCGGGCACTTCCTGGTGCGGGCGCCCGACACCGGCGAGGATCTGATCGTCGATCCGTTCCACGGCGGCGCGCTGCTCTCGGAAGTCGACTGCCGACTGCTGCTGCGCGAGTACGTCGGCGACGAGAGCGCGTTCGATCGCACGCTGCTGGCCACGGCCACGCGCCAGCACATCGTCGTGCGCATGCTGGTGAACCTGAAACGGCTCTACGTGCGGATGCAATCGTTCCCGCAGGCGCGGGCCGTCGCCGACCTGCTGCTCGCGGTGGATCCGTCGGCGCTCTCGGAGCTGCGCGACCGCGGGCTGCTGGCGTATCACATGGAGGATTTCGCATCGGCGCTGCGCGATCTCGAGGCGTATTTGCGGCTGATGCCCCGGCCGGAGTCGCCAATGGCTGAGCAGGACGAGGACGAAGACGTCAACGGGGACGGAGAGCAGCCATCCAGGTCCGAATCGGCGCAGATCTGGGAGCACGTGAAGACGCTCCGCAGACGCGTGGCGGGATTCAACTAGACCCCCTCGATTGGATGTCAGATCCAACCCCTTGAATACAGAGCGGACACAGTTCGGTTGCGTGACAATTCTGCGACAGTGGCGATCTCTGGAAGTGTCTTCGCTGCAATCACTTAAGCACTAGTCCCACCGCTCGTCCCGCGCCGCGAACACCGTCCGCGCGTGGCACCCGTCCTGCTATTTCCCTCCCCGTTACCTTCGGATCGTTCCTTTTCGTGGAGGCCAGAAAAAGATGAAAGTGCGTTTCACCGCCCTGTTGGCGGCGCTTGCGCTCGTGCTCAGCGCAGCGTCGGCCCGGGCCCAGTCGCAGACTGGCGAGATCTTCGGCAAGGTCACCGACACGTCCGGCGCCGTGCTGCCGGGCGCGACCGTGACGTTGACCAGCCCGTCGCTCCTGCAGCCGCAGACCGCGACCACGAGCGAGACCGGGAGCTTCCAGTTCCCGCGGCTCGAAGTCGGCGCTTACACGGTGAAGTTCGAGCTGACCGGCTTCAAGACCGTCATCAAGGAAGGCATCGCGGTGACGATTGGCTTCAGCGCCAACGTCAGCACGCAGCTCGGCGTCTCGGCGGTCCAGGAGACCGTGACGGTGACGGGCGAGAGCCCGATCATCGACACCAAGCAGACCGGCACCAAGCAGACCTTCACGCTCGACCAGCTGCAGAGCATTCCCTCGGCGCGCGATCCGTGGGTCATCCTGCAGCAGACGGCCGGCATCGCCATGGACCGCGAGAACATCGGCGGCAACATGTCGGGCCAGCAGTCCAACTTCGTGTCGCGCGGCGGCAACCCGACCAACACCAAGTGGTCGCTCGACGGCGTCGACATCACCGACATGGCCGCGACGGGCGCCTCGCCGACCTATTACGACTTCGACGCGTTCCAGGAAATGACCGTCAACACCGGCGGCGTCGACGTGACGCAGCAGACCGGCGGCGTCGGCGTCAACCTGGTGACCAAGAGCGGCACCGACAAGTTCAAGGGTTCGGCGCGCATCTTCAACACGAACGACGCCTTCGAGTCGAACAACATCACCGACGCGATGCGGCAGAACGGCGCCAGCTCGGGGAACCCGATCCAGAACATCAACGACTACGGCTTCGAGATGGGCGGCCCGATCAAGCGCGGCAAGGCGTGGGTCTGGGGCAGCTACGGCAAGCAGGACGTCAAGGTCGGGGTCATCAACTTCTACCAGCCGACGGCCGCCTGCCAGCAGATCAAGGCCGACCAGGGCGGCAACCCGCTGGCGCACCCGATCGACGACGTCAACAACTGTCTCAACACCGATCAGACGACCATCGGCACGACGAACCTGAAGGGCGAAGTCCAGCTGTTCAACGGCAACAAGCTCTCGCTCTACAACCTGTTCTCGCTGAAAGAGCGCAACGCGCGCAACGCCAGCGACACGACGCCGCCCGAGTCGACGGTGCGTCAGACCGAGGTCAACACCACCTACGGCTTCAAGAACTACTGGGACGTCGGTCCGAATCCGACCTACAAGTTCGGCGACCAGTGGGTGGTCAGCGATCGGCTGCTGCTCGACGTGCAGTACGCGCACGTCGGCAACAACTTCATCCTCGACTACCACGATCCGTCGCTCGCCGACGTGCAGCCGCTGCTCATCATCAGCACGAGCACCAACGGCCGTTCGACGCCCGACAATGCGCAGTCGGTGAACATCCGGCCGACCAACCAGATCACGTTCAACGCGAACTACTTCGCCCCGGGGAAGATCCTCGGCGATCATGCGTTCCGGGTCGGCGCCTACTACAAGAACGCGCTGTCGTACGGCTCGACGCACACGCCGGGCAACGCGGTGGCGCGCTTCCCGACCGCGGCCGCGTCGGTCGACGCGAACGACTGCTCGACGGTTGCCGACGGCTGCCAGCTGCAGCTGACGCGTGACGGCCAGACCTCCTACACGCTGACCAACAACGCGGTCTACGGGCAGGACACGATCACGCACGGCCGCGCCACCTATCAGCTCGGGCTGCGCTACGACTACAACCACGATGTCGCCAACGCGTCGAGCGTCGTCGCCAACCCGCTGTTTCCGCAGTGGCTGCCGGGCGTCGCCTTCGCGGGCGTCGATCCGGGCGTCGCGTTCAATACCTTCTCGCCGCGCCTCGGCCTCACCTACGACCTCAAGGGAAACGGCCAGAGCATCATCAAGGCGAACTATGCCGTCTACTACGGCCAGGTCGGCACCGGCGCGGTCGCTGGTCAGATCAACCCGGTGAGCCGCGTCAGCGCCCGCTATCGCTGGATCGACTTCAACCATGACAAGTTCGTCCAGGCCAACGAAGTCGTCAATGCGGCCGGCGGCGCGGCGGCGCCCACCGACACGCTGGTGACGCCGACCGGCAACTGGGATCCGAACAATCCAACCGTGGTCACGACGCAGAACACGGTCGATTCCAATCTGCAGGATGACCGCACGCGCGAGTTCATCGTCGGCGTCGATCACCAGATTGGCAAGGGCTTCGCGGCGGGTGTGAGCTACATCTGGCGCAAGTACGACGACTTCAGCTGGTCGCCGGCCAACGGCATTCCGACTGACGGTTCCGCCTACTCGGCGGCCACCTTCACGCCGGATCCGGCCACCTGCCCCTCGGGCGCCCGCTGCCCGGCGGTGACCTACTACACGCCGAACGTCATCGTCGGCTCAATCACCACGCTGACGAACCAGAACCTGTGGCGCGACTTCAACGGCGTCGAGGCGAGCGCGCAGAAGCGGATGTCGAATCACTGGATGATGAACACC
Coding sequences within:
- a CDS encoding efflux transporter outer membrane subunit, which produces MTPLRAAFPRRFRARGPALIVAVGWLVTGCTAKTPEPPRLEPLPAAFKENADWKAANPADQIARGAWWEAFQDPQLDELEAKIDVSNQTLKAQQARFAQARAAVAIAGSAKYPLITSTPAITAGTQSGNRPNATVHLNTSDFILPVDFSYEVDLWGRVRQSVAAARATAQASAADVEFVRLSLHAELALDYFELRSLDAELALFNDSVAAFQRALDLTRNRYTGGIASAADVALAETQLETTRAQAIDTAAQRAALEHAIAVLIGVPPASFQLAVAPLTQSPPEIPPGIPSNLLERRPDIAAAERRVAAASANVGVANAAFFPRLALTASAGLESRSLLSWVSGLSTFWSAGPAAVITLFDANRRHAVSDQAMAAFDESVADYQDTILRSLQDVEDSLAALRVLRDEAGVQDAAVAAAQRSLTLATNRYRGGVATYLEVIAAQSATLNNQRAALSVQSRRITTSVLLIKALGGGWTTP
- a CDS encoding DUF1684 domain-containing protein, whose product is MTRAAVVAALALSLTGMLACSTEPPPYASQIAGWHAEKDRFMRESSDSPVPADRREAFPPLTYFPIDPAYRVPAMLHPDDAGKSIEMLTSTGQHRQMRRVGTLAFTLNGHALSLGAFVEANEADLRRLFVPFGDLTNGLETYNGGRYLELDRTATGVYDLDFNRAFHPFCLYNSSYDCPYPPPESRLRFPVRAGERLGTARH
- a CDS encoding transglutaminase-like domain-containing protein; this translates as MPLPLAGRLPQITEDLLRALDEPGQSLAPAALAIARVEYPSLDAAPYLQRLERMGEAAEGRLQRQAQGGLAAQIATLNAYLFEELGFSGNAERYDDPRNSFLNEVLDRRLGIPISLAAVYLEIGRRGGMMLEGVNFPGHFLVRAPDTGEDLIVDPFHGGALLSEVDCRLLLREYVGDESAFDRTLLATATRQHIVVRMLVNLKRLYVRMQSFPQARAVADLLLAVDPSALSELRDRGLLAYHMEDFASALRDLEAYLRLMPRPESPMAEQDEDEDVNGDGEQPSRSESAQIWEHVKTLRRRVAGFN
- a CDS encoding HAD family phosphatase — protein: MTIQAVVFDFDGVIADSEPLHLDAYRALLAPLGIDLDQATYCERYLGYDDEGALRKMAEDFGLRLDGGEIERLIVEKGRVFEGLLGTRDVLYPEAAECVRRLAAAWPVGVASGALRADIDLVLRGTGLQHFFRFIVAAGDTAQTKPAPDPYLRAADLHAVAPSACVAIEDSHWGLESARAAGMRTIAVTHTYPRESLTGHADRVVDSLAEITRDLVAQL
- a CDS encoding carboxypeptidase regulatory-like domain-containing protein, producing the protein MKVRFTALLAALALVLSAASARAQSQTGEIFGKVTDTSGAVLPGATVTLTSPSLLQPQTATTSETGSFQFPRLEVGAYTVKFELTGFKTVIKEGIAVTIGFSANVSTQLGVSAVQETVTVTGESPIIDTKQTGTKQTFTLDQLQSIPSARDPWVILQQTAGIAMDRENIGGNMSGQQSNFVSRGGNPTNTKWSLDGVDITDMAATGASPTYYDFDAFQEMTVNTGGVDVTQQTGGVGVNLVTKSGTDKFKGSARIFNTNDAFESNNITDAMRQNGASSGNPIQNINDYGFEMGGPIKRGKAWVWGSYGKQDVKVGVINFYQPTAACQQIKADQGGNPLAHPIDDVNNCLNTDQTTIGTTNLKGEVQLFNGNKLSLYNLFSLKERNARNASDTTPPESTVRQTEVNTTYGFKNYWDVGPNPTYKFGDQWVVSDRLLLDVQYAHVGNNFILDYHDPSLADVQPLLIISTSTNGRSTPDNAQSVNIRPTNQITFNANYFAPGKILGDHAFRVGAYYKNALSYGSTHTPGNAVARFPTAAASVDANDCSTVADGCQLQLTRDGQTSYTLTNNAVYGQDTITHGRATYQLGLRYDYNHDVANASSVVANPLFPQWLPGVAFAGVDPGVAFNTFSPRLGLTYDLKGNGQSIIKANYAVYYGQVGTGAVAGQINPVSRVSARYRWIDFNHDKFVQANEVVNAAGGAAAPTDTLVTPTGNWDPNNPTVVTTQNTVDSNLQDDRTREFIVGVDHQIGKGFAAGVSYIWRKYDDFSWSPANGIPTDGSAYSAATFTPDPATCPSGARCPAVTYYTPNVIVGSITTLTNQNLWRDFNGVEASAQKRMSNHWMMNTSFTYNSAVQHYGTTDAFQDPTNIANRDGFQYDYASAGSGLGNVFVNTRWLFKMSGMYQAPLGINLSAFYNARQGYPYETTVLTPNRPNNGGQVNVLLDPVGENRLPNFQNVDIHVERPVKFMTSHLVPSMDLFNLGNFNTVQAQRPSQNATTANQISAVVAPRVIRFGIRVSW